The genomic DNA AAGTGATCCATGATCGACTGGATTCAGTTGCTTTTCAACCTGATTTTATCATCATTTCTTTTCgtaaaaagaaactgaatttgctttattactgttgtAACGTGTGGCTTATATATTATTTGGAATGATTTACTTAATTGGTAAAagttttttcatacattgcatctTGGCTATTTCAGGGGTCTGTTGAGCAAGCAACACATgttaacttttcaaaataaaagctccataATTCAGCGCGATATGCAGCTTATATTGCGGCAACAAAACGAACAtcatgcttttactttgtagacaaaGTGCTAAAGAGGAAgggattctatgaatgttgttgtcaTGATGGGGATCGGCAACCACGACACCCGAGAATTTCTAAGTCGGTCCaaaatggtgaaataaaaataatcaaagcaTGAATCATTTTGCAATGATTTGGATGTGTGGTTGCTGTAGTTTATCCGAGAACAAGTCAGTCTGAAGACTGAGGGCTCACTGCcctgcccccactgactgctacagagggCTGGTCATCTGTTTAGTTaacttttattaatattgatcaTATCACGTGTCCAAATGGCACCAAAATCTACACTTCCTTGAGCCATTAAGAATACACATCTCAAATGTGAAGCCCATAAAATGAACAGTTCATAAGATTTACATTCCACACAGATggacgtttgtggaattagtcaCATACATACAGTCCCTTAAGAATCCAAGTAAATTAAATCCCAGATTGAGATTTATTTTAACTTGAGCACTTTTTTGCACagtttatttgctttgttttatttgcttaTCTGCCCCTACACATGAAAATATGGCGTTTCCCAACCAGGAAACATTCaataaactgctttcagacatgaactgaactacACAGTCCCTCCgcattttctctggaggacgTGCATGCATGAACGCGAATGTCTGTGTGACAGGCTCTGTGGTCCTTTCAGACTTTATCCGCCTGAGCTCCTAATGAAGTAGACGTGTGAACACAGCATTAAATTAATTAAGGAATTAATtgtaaataaagtcaaaaaataaagaagaaaaaaagtgacGCAAGAGGGGAAGggtgaaatgtaaaaatcatgatGATTAAAGGAGTCAATATTCAGCAATTTATGCATGGAAAAGTAAGACATTGTATATTATCACATCATATCTTATCACATCTCAATGTATCTTAAGTGTGTAGTATGGCATCACATATCAGTTTATTATGAAAAAGTACATAGAAAGCAGCATTGACTTTAATTATTAGTCACTTGCCCAACTTGTGACAGATCAAGTTTCTGTTGATCATTTGATCATTTGAGTCCTTTCAATATTTAGTTACTCACCAGACCATCACTGTTTTGGAGGATTTTCATCCAGATAGCTTTAGAACAGGGGTTCTCAAAGTGGGGTCTGGGGACCAACATGGGTCCTTGAAGGGTCGCAGGGGATCCCTAGCAAAAAAGGGAAATCGTTCATTGTCATTCATGTGTTAAACACTGACAGAATGTTTGACAACTTTGGATCTGAATTTCATACACTTCTGGtgataaaatattgaaaagcAAAATTCCTTGAATTGAACTGGGGTTTGTGTTCTAGTTTGTGTCAGTTAAGGATTTACAGTATATTGCAAAAGTCTGAGATGCTCTGCTTTAGAACACTAAGGTCGAATTACATAAGACATCAAATGTGAATTTCTCCTGTGGTTAAGTCAGATtagtctctttctctgttttaattcatttttctcaCACAGCTTCATATGAATCAGATCTAAAATAGGTCAGTGCAGAGGTCAAACAGACAAACGCCTCTCAGTTATTAGTGCATGACGCACAGGGCGTTTCACTACATCCACTTGTACACATATAATAACCAAATGGGGATATGAGGCAGAAAAGTGGAAAATATGCTCAAAGTCCACTATGGATCTGCCCAGTCACGTTGCAGCTCAACGTGACTGGAGGACGTGGGCGAGGtgccaaaacaaaatgtgatgcaAGGGCTCCAGGAGAATGTATGTCACATTCAAGGCAGAGTAGGAAATGGCGGGCTTTGCCAAGTTATTTGACCTACTACTAGAGGAATGAGCACACGAGGGGCGCCGCGGAGGGAAGGAGCACAGGTTCCTGCAACAGGAGTTAACTCAGGAGTTAACTCATGAATAAAACGTAAGAGGATTTCTATGCATGCAATAACACCTTATAATCACACATATATCAGTATTGGAtaaattatgtttgtttttcccacTTTCGTAAATTTTTGcgtgtttatttttttgcactTCTGCAACAATGCAACTGGACACACTGCTGCGTTCAATTGTCGTCAGAATTGATCGACTTGTTGTTTACCTCAGCTCCGGGGCTCCCAATTGTTTTGACGGGAACCACGTGACCCCTCGGCTCTAGCAGGGCGAACCCTCCCCtcttcccccccacccccccaccctcctcctcagtgGGTATATATCCAACACAAACACGTCGCAGGGACATAAGAGCCACAACGAGAACGAACCCTCCCGTGGATCGTTCAGACTGACTCTGTTTGTTACCGCGGGTCCGtggagtacacacacacgcctctcGCTGCGCAGTTTACGGAGCGAACGTCAAACTCCGCATTTTCGACACGTTTGAGCAACGGACGCTGATGGTAAGACAAGAAAACACGTTTCTCTTAACTTTACTTTATTGTCAGTTGTCAACGTGATCGTGATGTTTTTGTCCCCGCACTTTTAAGtcggtgtttgtgttttaaagttgtCAGAGGTAAACCCGTGTCCGTTTTTTTTGACGCGTTAACTTCACTtttccaaacattaaaacagaaacaactttAAACGCTAAGCTAACACTGGTGTGTACTCGTTGACTTCTGTTGAAGTGAGTGTTGTGTGGTTGTTGTGTTGGAGTCGTTTCGGATGATGCCGGAGTTTGACCCAGTTACGTCGCATTCTCTAAAACCTTTAGAAGCTTCAGTCTTCGACCAGCTGTGAGGCTAACGCTGCTTTAATGCTATTTTACGTAAGTGTCGTGAGGTCTTCAGGGGTTTTTCTGCGGATAAACGTAAAGCTACGTACGTTTTTCACGCATTTTCCAGACACGAACAGGCGCTTGAATAGTCAGCgctggtgtgaatgtgaggctGTCGTGGTTCggttgtgtgttttagtgttGGGGAGGTTGTTGAGTGTAAAGAACGAGTGTGAGACTTTGACAAGTTGCGGAGCTGAAAGTGTGTCGCATCTCATTGACCCACATTCTCACCGAGTGTAACTGCGTCACCAGCGTCTTCTCTCCACATCTTCTCTCGCTCTCACAAACTCTGGAAAAGCACTTCCTGGTGTCGTGGCGCGTTGCGTGGCTCGGTTGCGTGTTTGATTTTGCGTTGATTCGTCTCTTATTGTGGAATCACTGCTGTGTGGAGGAGTTTGTGTGAAATAGTTGGAGTAGTATTTTTTTCCCGGGTCCGCCGCGTGGAAACCTGAGCTGAAGACCGCGCCCACTTCGTTTCTCGACGCAAACAACTTTCACTGGCAGACTGGGGCAGCCCTGTCGGTCAAACACGGCAACTACACTCACTCGTTTCTAATTTTCTATCATTTTTAATTCCgatttatttatacataatgAAACCAAACCGATCAAAGTGAAGTGGTGCTGTTTACATCGACCTGACACCAACAGAGCACATTGAGGAGAGATGCGTGGACATGTGGCCTGCAGGGGTTTCTAACCTGCTTTTAAACAGATTATATGACTAGACTGACAGACGtcgtaaaataaaaaatattggatTTGAGAAAGTTTTAAGCGATGACTTCTCTGTGTGTCAAACGCTTGCACAATACTGATACCTCCCCCCTCGAACCCTCTGGTGTTTTTACAACATGGCCTCTCATTTCTGTCTGCAGGCTGATAAGGTGCTTAAGTGCCATTGTTCATTTATTGTGTTGTAAGCGCAAAGAACCAACAAAGCCTGTTGAATTGAGCCAATGTTATGAACTACTATAAACAACCTACAAAAATGAGCATCTTTTACATTGGTTGTTAATTATGATAAATGTCACCTTATTATTTTGATCctgtgaaggttgtggttgTAAACTCTTCTTCattgatattttacaaatctgaaatggatCAATTAAGCATATGTTCCTCAAGCATAAGCATTATATCACTATATGGACTTTTGTTACATTGCTATTGATAAAATGATATTGTTATAggtattaatattgttttatctCCCAGCTCTGAGTCTGTGTGATGTCAGAATGTCTAATGCATTGCAGAGTTGAGTGTATATGCAAAATTAGTTGTACttttattcaattaaatatGCCCAAAATATAACAACATTACAGTTTCTCTCTAAACTAGGAGTTAGGGCATTTTTAACCCTGGATAATCATttagcaaaaacaaacacagaaaacaataaGCTTGTGAAAGGATCAAATTGGCTTTATTAGTTGGTAAATTGGTCAGGCTCTAGTAATTTAGGTTCTATTGCTGTATTTGAACATAGGGACAAAGGCACATGACAAGATCAAATCATCTAATGACCCTGTAGAGTTCTGTGACTGATGCAGTTCTGCAATTTGATGCAGTTGCTGAGGGTCCCCAGAAAATTCAGACTGAGTGATACAATCTACACTCCAGGTAGAAAACCAATGATCAGTCCAGGTCAGTGTCAGAACTCGACAGTTTTACTCTAATGAAATGTGTCAGATGAGGAATGCAGAAAACTCTCCTCACAAGTGGTGCACACAAGCCTTTTCTCCATGTGACCTGCTGACCTTTAACCCTCAGACACCAGAGCAGGTGGACGATCAGGTTCACGTGTACGTGTCGCAGCTGTGAATGTTGCAGGAGATTTATTTGGTGTTGGTTCAGTTATCCGTCACTGCAGTAATTACTCAGCAGGTCAGAGCACACATGGATTTGATCATATAAAACACACCCAAGCAGGCGTACGGTGTGTTGGTGGTTTGAGCTTTTAAtagctgaggtgtgtgtgtgtgttagtaaaaCCCCACATCACACCTCATTTAACCTCTGCAGGTCTGACAGATCCAGAACTCAACCTCTGCCCTTCCTATAAcactctgtgtttgttctctgatAGGGACGTGGCAATGGCCTCTCCATCAACATCTACCAACGGATCACTTATGGCGTCTGACTCAGCACTCTCCTGCCTAAGGGGCATCGAGGCGCTGAAGATGAAGTCGGGGCCCGTGAGGAGGAATCTCTTTGGGCCTGTGGaccaccagcagctgcagcaggacttCCAGAGGCTGCTCTGCACGAGCGTCGAGGTGGCCAACAAGCGGTGGAACTTCGATTTCCAGGCCGACATGCCGGGAGAGGACTCCAACATAGAGTGGGAGGAGCTCAAGTGCCAGGATGTCCCAGCGTTTTACCACAGCTGCATGGTCAGGCCGGTGGTGTGGCCCGAGATCGAGGCAAAGAAGGGGATGAGGCGGACGTCATCCTCGTCAGGCGAAGCTTCACCGACGTCCAGCAGCTCGTCTGGGGAAGAGTACTTGGAGGTGACCGCCAGGAGGTGCTACAGGCGGCAGAAGCCAGGGAAACGTCGACAGTCCTCTATCACAGGTGAGTCCACAGAATATTGTGGTTCAACAAATAGTCTGATGTTTTTGGTTAAGATTGATAGCATGTCAAAAGGATCTCTTTAACTTTTgcgttctttttttccctccagatTTCTTCAAGGTGAAGAAGAGCAGACTTCTGCATTACAAAGCTTCCTCTCGGCAGTAGAAAAGCACAACGAGACCCGATGGAGGATAAGTGGGCCTGTCCCTCCACGTGTCACCTCACATGGATATGTCTCATATCTTATGTATATATGTAGCAATTTGTAACTGACTGTCCACAAGCTCATTCAGCATGGGCTTAAAAAAACTCCTCCTACACCACATACCTTTAATTTTTCAGCACAAGGAAGCTACAGTTTTTGTAGTTAATCAAGCTTTGGTTCTACAGTTTTTGTAGATAATTataaattttatatatatatactgtatatattctatatacTGTTTTCCTTAGCTGACTAtactgtgaaatattttttgaaTGCACTCTTTCAGGAAATAACATAAAGGGGCCTAGAGGTTAAGTTTCCTCTGAACGTGCCTCGAATAGTATTTGACCTCAGTCCTCGACCTTTTTGTTTCCCTCTTGCTAAAAGTCATGAGAGGTTTTGATAAGATGAGTGACTTTTCCTGGCCTCACATCACACTTATCCTTAAGTCTCACCCCGCGGCCCTCCCCTGATCGCTCGGGGTCAAAACCTCACCCAGGGTTAAAAATTTTGGCAACCCGTCTGCGATTAGCACCAGGTTAAAGGCCAATGGTGGAGGTTTGGCAATGAGGTAATGCAGCCACACTCTGTCGGATAGTGACTTAAAATTCTGAGTAATAATAACTGTGTTCCGTATGtgactatttatttattatttcacgATGCTAGATCATCAACTAAATAAAGTAATTGCCCCCAAATTAAAGACTATAAGTCATCGTGGCTCATACATTATTCCACCATTGCCTTTTAAAAATatcaaccattatatttaacaCCATCACAACATagcaaaaaatatacaaattgCAAACTatttctgttttgctttgtattattgtattatttgcaTAATGAGGTTGTAAAGATCTGTTTCGCACAGAACAGACCAGAACAAACCTTATTTAgttgtatgttttttattttcagctttaTGCTTCTAACATTGTAGCATTTTCCCACTCACTTTTtttgataattgtttttttgtaatgatCAGCTGAGCTGCGTCACATTTTCTATTGCCGTGCAAAGCGTTtgcattgtgtctgtgtgcatataCATGtttgtacaaatgtgtgttgtggttttttttttttttatctttgggTTTCACAAGTAGTAAAAATTGTGGCAGCTGAGGCAGTTGAACCAAAGAAAAAATCGCTGTGCCATTCAATTAGTAACACATCATTGACACAAGTTGCTTACAGTTTGAGTAATCAGTCATGGGTCACAGAAGGTCACGTCTCCAAATATTCAACTATCAAGTGAAAtcaccaagaaaaaaaaatctgttcttaAAAGTCAGGTTTTCTACATTTAACGTGATCTGTAACTTTAAGTTGACTCAAACAGGATGTGCCTATTTTCTTTCCCTACCTACAGTCATTTAGtttgcattaaataaaaacctaaataaCCTGAATGAATCCACTCTTACTACCTCATTATTCAGTTTAAACAAATAACAAAGCTCAGGTCGTTTGAGTTTTCAGGCGCAACAGAAGTGACGATTCTGTTGCGGTTAAAAGCTGCAGAGGGTTCAGCGCTAAAGTGTAGAGTTTCACATCAGGTAAAAGAGTCAGTGTGtcagagcggggggggggggggcgctccGAGCAGAGGAAACCCTGGCCCCTCTAGGAGGAGGGGGCTGGgttgttgttttgctttctCTCACTGCCTCACTCTGCTTTGACAGCTCCGcagaagcagagcagaggagtAAAGTGTTTGTGGAGAGGAAGAACGAGGGAAAGGAATAAAAAGTTTCTTCAAAGTGAGATACTTCAGGGGGACACAACAGATTCTGGACGTAAAAGCATTTCTCCCTCCACACAAGTGGCCTGTGATTTAGCTTTTGTCTgctcccaccccccacccctcaaaAAGTCACACAGCCTCTCTTTCATAAACCAACCGCCTCAGTCTCTGCGAAAAATTGGCATAAAAGCAGCCGCTCATAATCATGTTAGCACAACGTTGGCTTTTTTTCACGGCTCTACGTGGCTGTTTCCTCACCGATTTAAACAGAGCACACGTGGctatttaaaataattcatcAGGAGTACTTTGTTAACTTATCTTTGTGTGTCATACCGTGTTTGTTCGTGTGCAACTATCCTCAGTGTGT from Paralichthys olivaceus isolate ysfri-2021 chromosome 23, ASM2471397v2, whole genome shotgun sequence includes the following:
- the cdkn1d gene encoding cyclin-dependent kinase inhibitor 1D isoform X1 — translated: MNKTDVAMASPSTSTNGSLMASDSALSCLRGIEALKMKSGPVRRNLFGPVDHQQLQQDFQRLLCTSVEVANKRWNFDFQADMPGEDSNIEWEELKCQDVPAFYHSCMVRPVVWPEIEAKKGMRRTSSSSGEASPTSSSSSGEEYLEVTARRCYRRQKPGKRRQSSITDFFKVKKSRLLHYKASSRQ
- the cdkn1d gene encoding cyclin-dependent kinase inhibitor 1D isoform X2; this translates as MASPSTSTNGSLMASDSALSCLRGIEALKMKSGPVRRNLFGPVDHQQLQQDFQRLLCTSVEVANKRWNFDFQADMPGEDSNIEWEELKCQDVPAFYHSCMVRPVVWPEIEAKKGMRRTSSSSGEASPTSSSSSGEEYLEVTARRCYRRQKPGKRRQSSITDFFKVKKSRLLHYKASSRQ